The proteins below are encoded in one region of Desulfovibrio sp. Huiquan2017:
- a CDS encoding CYTH domain-containing protein, giving the protein MAKEIERKFLLVGDDWRELAKGTHYRQGYLNSAKERTVRVRTIDDKGFLTIKGITTGATRVEYEYEIPHSDCTEMLDNLAEQPIIEKARYKIEFGGFIWEVDEFFGVNKGLVVAEIELKSEDQAFEKPSWVGEEVTGDPRYYNSNLVANPYTTW; this is encoded by the coding sequence ATGGCTAAAGAAATCGAACGCAAGTTCCTGCTGGTCGGCGACGACTGGCGCGAGTTGGCCAAGGGCACCCACTACCGTCAGGGGTACCTGAACAGCGCCAAGGAGCGTACCGTCCGCGTCCGGACCATCGACGACAAGGGCTTTCTGACCATCAAGGGCATCACCACCGGCGCGACCCGCGTGGAATACGAATACGAGATTCCGCACAGCGACTGCACCGAGATGCTCGACAACCTGGCCGAGCAGCCGATCATCGAAAAGGCCCGCTACAAGATCGAGTTCGGCGGATTCATTTGGGAAGTGGACGAGTTCTTCGGCGTCAACAAGGGCCTCGTAGTCGCCGAGATCGAACTCAAGAGCGAAGACCAGGCCTTTGAAAAACCCTCCTGGGTCGGCGAGGAAGTCACCGGCGACCCCCGCTACTACAACTCCAACCTGGTCGCCAACCCGTACACCACCTGGTAA
- a CDS encoding DMSO/selenate family reductase complex B subunit yields the protein MLKRPAFHIDISRCTGCKTCMVACIDKHDLPLGVMWRRVTEYVGGEWVERPDGTYTQNVFSYYLSISCNHCENPICVRSCPTTAMHKGEDGIVSVDHDKCVGCRYCEWGCPYSAPQYNPEIGKMTKCDFCRDYLQEGKEPACVAACPCRALDFGEYEDLVAKYGKLNIVAPLPDPKITQPNIIVTPGPTAKPGGSRMGKISNPEEV from the coding sequence ATGTTGAAGCGTCCAGCTTTTCATATAGATATCTCCCGCTGCACCGGATGCAAGACGTGCATGGTCGCCTGTATCGACAAGCACGATCTGCCTCTCGGCGTCATGTGGCGGAGAGTGACCGAATACGTCGGAGGAGAGTGGGTGGAACGCCCTGACGGCACGTACACGCAAAACGTGTTCAGCTACTACCTGTCCATCTCCTGCAACCACTGTGAAAACCCCATCTGCGTCCGCTCGTGTCCCACCACGGCCATGCACAAGGGCGAGGACGGCATCGTCTCCGTCGATCACGACAAATGTGTCGGCTGCCGCTACTGCGAATGGGGCTGTCCCTATTCCGCTCCCCAGTACAATCCGGAGATCGGCAAGATGACCAAGTGCGACTTCTGCCGCGACTACCTCCAGGAGGGCAAGGAGCCCGCCTGCGTCGCCGCCTGCCCCTGTCGCGCGCTCGACTTCGGGGAATACGAGGACCTTGTCGCCAAGTACGGCAAACTGAACATCGTCGCGCCCCTGCCCGATCCGAAAATAACCCAGCCCAACATCATCGTCACGCCTGGCCCGACCGCCAAGCCCGGCGGTTCGAGAATGGGCAAAATCAGCAACCCCGAGGAGGTGTAG
- a CDS encoding SLC13 family permease, translating into MTAAPKTVSDSVSFDPLDMRNYTLEKLPTLPAGPLMEKIKMVGVPLAVLFFCLFHFQFFEVQSFATQTKVPAAHCYTMLGIFGASLILWISEAIPNYLTSIFLILAVVFSGILKEKAAYAFFGHPVMILNIASFILASMLVATGLAKRLALKFIIKAGHRATPVFWTFLILNLILGAFINATAAKAALLMPIFMVISAIYGATGGDSRNNFARNLVLQNLLGINVSCSAYMTGSAANLVAASMLAGAGAQIFYMDWFVALAPLAFIVLILGWLIGVRFVFPIRGQENYPSIEGGLDRLRSELEKMGPVTLNEIKAAVIFLLVLGFWATDKLHGLSATAVALTGAGICLLPSFSRLPKIGVIDWNNTDIPWHLLMFSFGAYVLGGGIKATNIVGIGINNLFDSMGLNGDPNKLLIFMVLATLFNYSSILNQSKTARTMIFFPIIIGVAQNFGWDVLGFALPMAFLINQVYVLYFNSKPATICYLANHYSSFESFKYGVVMQTVVMLCLVPWVQYVMPLMGFDSKLW; encoded by the coding sequence ATGACCGCTGCCCCAAAAACAGTTTCCGACAGTGTCTCTTTTGATCCCCTGGACATGCGTAACTACACGCTGGAGAAGCTGCCCACGCTTCCCGCCGGGCCTTTGATGGAAAAAATCAAGATGGTCGGCGTTCCGCTGGCCGTGCTTTTCTTCTGCCTGTTCCATTTCCAATTCTTCGAAGTACAATCCTTCGCAACACAGACCAAGGTCCCGGCCGCGCACTGCTACACCATGCTCGGCATCTTCGGCGCATCCCTCATCCTCTGGATCTCGGAAGCCATCCCCAACTACCTGACCTCCATATTCCTGATCCTCGCCGTGGTCTTCTCCGGTATCCTCAAGGAAAAGGCGGCTTACGCCTTCTTCGGCCATCCGGTCATGATCCTCAACATCGCGAGCTTCATCCTCGCCAGCATGCTGGTGGCCACCGGCCTGGCCAAACGGCTGGCCCTGAAATTCATCATCAAGGCGGGCCATCGCGCGACGCCCGTCTTCTGGACCTTCCTGATCCTCAACCTGATACTCGGCGCGTTCATCAACGCCACCGCAGCCAAGGCGGCCCTGCTGATGCCCATCTTCATGGTCATCAGCGCCATCTACGGCGCAACGGGAGGCGATTCGCGCAACAACTTCGCCCGCAACCTCGTGCTCCAGAACCTGCTCGGCATCAACGTGTCGTGCAGCGCCTACATGACCGGTTCCGCCGCCAACCTGGTGGCCGCCAGCATGCTGGCGGGCGCGGGCGCCCAAATCTTCTACATGGACTGGTTCGTGGCTCTGGCCCCCTTGGCCTTCATCGTGCTCATTCTGGGCTGGCTGATCGGCGTGAGGTTCGTCTTTCCGATCCGGGGCCAAGAGAACTATCCCTCTATCGAAGGCGGCCTGGACCGGCTTCGCAGCGAACTGGAAAAGATGGGTCCCGTGACCCTGAATGAAATCAAGGCCGCCGTGATCTTTCTCCTGGTCCTCGGTTTCTGGGCCACGGACAAGCTGCACGGACTGAGCGCCACGGCGGTGGCCCTGACCGGCGCGGGCATCTGCCTGCTGCCGTCCTTCTCCCGCCTTCCCAAGATCGGCGTCATCGACTGGAACAACACCGACATCCCCTGGCACCTGCTCATGTTCAGCTTCGGTGCCTACGTCCTGGGCGGCGGCATCAAGGCCACGAACATCGTCGGCATCGGCATCAACAACCTGTTTGACTCCATGGGCCTCAACGGCGACCCCAACAAGCTCCTGATCTTCATGGTCCTCGCCACGCTGTTCAACTACTCGTCCATCCTGAACCAAAGCAAGACCGCGCGGACCATGATCTTCTTCCCGATCATCATCGGCGTCGCCCAGAACTTCGGGTGGGACGTGCTCGGCTTCGCGCTGCCCATGGCCTTCCTGATCAACCAGGTCTATGTCCTCTACTTCAACAGCAAACCGGCAACCATCTGTTACCTCGCCAACCACTACTCCAGTTTCGAGTCATTCAAATACGGCGTCGTGATGCAAACCGTCGTCATGCTGTGTTTGGTCCCCTGGGTGCAGTACGTCATGCCCCTCATGGGATTCGACAGCAAACTCTGGTAG
- a CDS encoding DmsC/YnfH family molybdoenzyme membrane anchor subunit, which yields MFSSDWSLVLFTILVQSAVGIVVITEGARLFSGAKGAALRLQTPVACVLTALGLVLSLTHLGTPLHSVFTIMNLGHSWLSREILSVSAFFAAILALAFVRMRNDEAKAAPLSLLAMLLGLFAVFVMTKVYLLETVPVWNTVATAFSFYGTTLLAGAVVCGVIGSIENSGKECGEPCASVTGLLCVSAQVGLALKFIAIVLNMVALSSVDSLGVSGLDMVAGEGLTVLVVRIAMICAGVGIFTWFGLKAIGAKQLRMATNPALCALALIMAGEIIDRLMFYGTYMRIGI from the coding sequence ATGTTTTCCAGTGATTGGAGCCTCGTCCTGTTCACCATCCTCGTTCAGAGCGCGGTGGGGATCGTGGTCATAACGGAAGGCGCCCGGCTCTTCTCCGGCGCAAAAGGCGCCGCGTTGCGCCTGCAGACTCCGGTGGCATGCGTCCTGACCGCCCTCGGCCTGGTCCTGTCCCTGACCCACCTCGGCACCCCCCTGCACAGCGTGTTCACCATCATGAACCTCGGGCACTCGTGGCTCAGCCGGGAAATCCTGTCCGTGTCCGCCTTCTTCGCCGCCATCCTCGCGCTCGCCTTCGTGCGGATGCGCAACGATGAGGCCAAGGCCGCACCCCTTTCCCTGCTCGCCATGCTCCTGGGGCTGTTCGCGGTCTTCGTCATGACCAAGGTCTACCTGCTGGAAACCGTTCCCGTCTGGAACACCGTGGCCACCGCCTTCAGTTTCTACGGGACCACGCTCCTGGCCGGAGCGGTCGTCTGCGGCGTGATCGGCAGCATCGAGAACAGCGGCAAGGAATGCGGCGAGCCCTGCGCTTCCGTAACCGGGCTGCTCTGCGTCTCCGCGCAGGTCGGCCTCGCCCTCAAGTTCATCGCCATCGTCCTGAACATGGTCGCCCTGAGCAGTGTCGACAGCCTCGGAGTCAGCGGCCTCGACATGGTGGCGGGCGAAGGGCTGACCGTGCTGGTGGTCCGCATCGCCATGATCTGCGCGGGCGTCGGCATCTTCACCTGGTTCGGCCTCAAGGCCATCGGCGCCAAGCAGCTCCGCATGGCCACGAACCCCGCCCTGTGCGCCCTCGCGCTGATCATGGCCGGGGAGATCATCGACAGGCTGATGTTCTACGGGACCTACATGCGCATCGGCATCTAA
- a CDS encoding 4Fe-4S dicluster domain-containing protein, translated as MSLSRRNFLGLLRGGRTESAAKAPTPGTGKRASLAGLLRTLDARGPLPGGMAAGTMRSNGNCTACGACAKACATGALTLTGDSVRTLTFTPALCVACGACVKVCLPSVLSLSPASLESLAASPRVLFRGDTGTCKRCRAKTAALDENGLCPVCARKLHMLNDAS; from the coding sequence GTGTCGCTCTCTCGAAGAAATTTCCTGGGCTTGCTGCGTGGCGGCCGGACCGAATCCGCCGCCAAGGCCCCGACCCCCGGCACAGGCAAACGGGCATCGCTGGCCGGGCTCTTGCGAACGCTGGACGCCCGGGGGCCCCTCCCCGGCGGGATGGCTGCAGGGACCATGCGAAGCAACGGCAACTGCACGGCCTGCGGGGCCTGCGCCAAAGCCTGCGCGACCGGGGCGCTAACGCTGACCGGAGACAGCGTGCGGACGCTGACGTTCACCCCCGCCCTCTGCGTCGCCTGCGGAGCCTGCGTCAAGGTCTGCCTGCCGAGCGTTCTCTCCCTCTCTCCGGCAAGCCTCGAATCCCTTGCGGCCTCTCCCCGGGTGCTGTTCCGGGGCGATACCGGGACCTGCAAACGGTGCCGAGCCAAAACGGCCGCCCTGGACGAGAACGGGCTCTGCCCCGTCTGCGCCCGCAAACTCCACATGCTGAACGACGCATCCTGA
- a CDS encoding DUF47 family protein, whose translation MGINILRSSIKIQRQIDEFLNQISESGLIFKSGTESYLTGDAEGFEAKLIDITRKEHRGDELRRTIETALYSKTLIPESRGDVLELLESLDYLLGGFKGALWRIEIESPEIPERFHAGILELSDNVIKTAEAIVLSARAFFKDLSTITNHMHKVSFWETECDKIVSRLQRDIFRDDTLRLSHKMQLRDYTGSLDKIADKAEDVADKLAIYVIKRSL comes from the coding sequence ATGGGAATCAACATTCTGCGCTCCAGCATCAAAATCCAAAGACAAATAGACGAATTTCTGAATCAAATCAGTGAATCCGGGCTGATCTTCAAGTCCGGCACCGAGTCCTATCTGACGGGCGACGCCGAAGGCTTCGAGGCCAAACTGATCGACATCACCCGCAAGGAACACCGGGGCGACGAACTGCGCCGGACCATCGAGACGGCCCTGTACTCCAAGACCCTCATTCCCGAATCGCGCGGCGACGTGCTGGAGCTGCTGGAGAGCCTGGATTACCTGCTGGGCGGGTTCAAGGGCGCGCTGTGGCGCATCGAGATCGAATCCCCCGAGATCCCCGAACGCTTTCACGCGGGCATCCTCGAATTGAGCGACAACGTCATCAAGACCGCCGAAGCCATCGTCCTCTCGGCCCGGGCCTTCTTCAAGGACCTGTCCACGATCACCAACCACATGCACAAGGTCTCCTTCTGGGAAACCGAGTGCGACAAGATCGTCTCGCGCCTGCAGCGGGACATCTTCCGCGACGACACCCTGCGCCTGAGCCACAAGATGCAGTTGCGCGACTACACGGGCAGCCTGGACAAGATCGCGGACAAGGCCGAGGACGTCGCCGACAAGCTGGCCATCTACGTCATCAAGCGCTCGCTGTAG
- a CDS encoding LysR family transcriptional regulator, with the protein MNETSLKVFMAVCETGSFTKAAGELFITQPAVSRHVQALEHRYGVDLFERRGRSIELTPNGEILRAKARELFALHAEVESLFDDIVELRRGRITIAASAAIATYLLPPAIAAFRTQFPGVTIEQLSGNTHVVKQLVGDGEADIGFGGAAGVESRQLLWAMVHKERLVIVTRTDSEICKKSVVTPEDMRGYQFVWREKGTQTRLYVRELFKNTPMQEPGVVVNRVATAKRFAQVEGCLTALPYSAVKREVDDGRLAILNVKGFDFTMDFNAFVNANRRLGTACQAFLQHLLNRADFTNSRSLKKLLHLTG; encoded by the coding sequence ATGAATGAGACATCGCTGAAAGTATTCATGGCCGTGTGCGAGACCGGCAGTTTCACCAAGGCGGCCGGGGAATTGTTCATCACTCAACCAGCGGTCAGCCGTCATGTGCAGGCCCTGGAACACCGCTACGGGGTGGACCTGTTCGAGCGTCGGGGGCGGAGCATCGAGCTGACGCCCAACGGGGAGATCCTGCGGGCCAAGGCGCGGGAGCTGTTTGCCCTGCACGCGGAGGTGGAGTCCTTGTTCGACGACATAGTCGAACTCCGGCGCGGGCGGATCACCATCGCGGCCTCGGCGGCCATCGCCACTTACCTGCTGCCGCCGGCCATCGCGGCTTTCCGCACGCAGTTCCCGGGCGTGACTATCGAACAGCTCTCGGGCAACACCCACGTGGTCAAGCAACTCGTCGGCGACGGCGAGGCGGATATCGGTTTCGGCGGGGCCGCAGGCGTGGAGAGCCGACAGCTTCTCTGGGCCATGGTGCACAAGGAACGGTTGGTCATCGTGACCCGCACCGACAGCGAGATTTGCAAGAAATCGGTGGTCACCCCGGAGGACATGCGGGGATATCAGTTCGTCTGGCGCGAGAAGGGCACGCAGACCCGGCTCTACGTGCGCGAGCTGTTCAAGAACACGCCGATGCAGGAGCCGGGCGTGGTGGTCAACCGCGTGGCCACGGCCAAGCGGTTCGCCCAGGTGGAGGGTTGCCTGACGGCCCTGCCCTATTCGGCGGTCAAGCGGGAGGTGGACGACGGCAGGTTGGCCATCCTGAACGTCAAGGGGTTCGATTTCACCATGGACTTCAATGCGTTCGTCAACGCCAACCGTCGCCTTGGCACGGCCTGCCAGGCCTTTTTGCAACACCTGCTGAACCGGGCCGACTTCACCAATTCACGTTCCCTCAAGAAGCTTCTCCATCTCACCGGGTAG
- a CDS encoding AbrB family transcriptional regulator — MGPDRKRRLPTRRDRATGPPRPPVDIVVRRRPDTTSSTTIGPCLRARKNSGQATAPRGDTMQQLIHLALIMGAALAGGLLASRLNIPGSIIIGAMLGVILLKLCLAAPLALPKQWSFFIQIVVGATVGSSFSPDMLKQLGHYAVPILISALLLILLGSVMAVVFTKFWGIDPGTAFISTSPGAMTAMTGMAGGLNVDIFLVLTFHMTRVILVILLAPAIMRISRMFF, encoded by the coding sequence ATGGGGCCCGACCGCAAAAGACGGTTGCCAACGAGGCGGGACAGGGCTACAGGTCCTCCCCGGCCCCCGGTGGACATCGTCGTCCGTCGGCGGCCGGACACGACATCCTCGACAACAATCGGCCCTTGCCTTCGGGCGAGAAAAAACAGCGGACAGGCCACCGCTCCCCGGGGTGATACAATGCAACAACTCATCCATCTCGCACTGATCATGGGAGCCGCCCTTGCGGGCGGTCTGCTCGCCAGTCGCCTAAACATACCCGGCAGCATCATCATAGGCGCCATGCTCGGCGTCATCCTCCTGAAGCTGTGCCTGGCGGCTCCCCTGGCCCTGCCCAAGCAGTGGTCGTTTTTCATCCAGATCGTGGTCGGCGCCACCGTCGGTTCGAGCTTCTCCCCGGACATGCTCAAACAGCTCGGGCACTACGCGGTGCCCATCCTGATCTCGGCTCTGCTGTTGATCCTCCTGGGCAGCGTCATGGCCGTGGTCTTCACCAAATTCTGGGGCATCGACCCGGGAACGGCCTTCATCAGCACCAGCCCCGGCGCCATGACAGCCATGACCGGCATGGCGGGCGGCCTGAACGTGGACATCTTCCTGGTCCTGACCTTTCACATGACCCGAGTCATCCTGGTCATCCTCCTCGCCCCGGCGATCATGCGCATCAGCCGCATGTTTTTCTAG
- a CDS encoding molecular chaperone TorD family protein, with the protein MNAANIGACALTLNFLARLFIEPPDARFIELVRENKVFEEWPLEPSNEDSAEALLFLKEGVATHDEAAQTALLAEYAALFIGPDNAIPLWESVWTTKDRLLFDGPMFDVRDAYAEYGLASPNPDHEPDDHFGLEVSFLGGVMGCLAEAAEQDDTEAAAKHFAMAGRFVNAHLSRWATRFLEVVANHENASFYKAVSILCADTLAQAADLLQPGQA; encoded by the coding sequence ATGAACGCAGCAAACATCGGCGCTTGCGCCCTTACACTGAATTTCCTCGCCCGGCTCTTCATCGAACCGCCGGACGCCCGTTTCATCGAACTGGTCCGCGAAAACAAGGTCTTTGAGGAATGGCCGCTCGAACCGTCGAACGAGGACTCGGCCGAGGCGCTGCTTTTCCTGAAGGAGGGCGTCGCGACCCACGACGAAGCGGCCCAGACCGCGCTGCTGGCGGAATATGCCGCCCTCTTCATCGGCCCGGACAACGCCATTCCCCTTTGGGAATCCGTCTGGACCACCAAGGACCGGCTCCTCTTCGACGGGCCCATGTTCGACGTGCGCGACGCCTACGCCGAATACGGCCTCGCCTCGCCCAACCCCGACCATGAGCCCGACGACCACTTCGGCCTTGAAGTATCCTTCCTCGGCGGTGTCATGGGCTGTTTGGCCGAAGCCGCCGAGCAAGACGACACGGAAGCCGCGGCCAAGCACTTCGCCATGGCCGGCAGATTCGTGAACGCCCACCTCTCGCGCTGGGCCACCCGGTTCCTGGAGGTGGTCGCCAACCACGAGAACGCGTCCTTCTACAAGGCCGTTTCCATCCTTTGCGCCGACACCCTGGCCCAGGCTGCCGACCTCCTGCAACCTGGGCAAGCCTAG
- a CDS encoding methyl-accepting chemotaxis protein produces MKISVKSKMVLAMVAFFTLVVVILSTVSYRSFSESSEKMKTESLDTIARAVGKAVSEKTEMYFTSLELAARMFNVVQQQDETALNEYRIDLLDQLRQQTGVGEAYYSLKDGTTYTAEPRGLIPNFKAKAVKREWYKRIWAGEKRIMTTPYTSSIGATVMAVGVPLLRNGAVWGTLCINLGLTDITKFTNNVLDFKDIFLTRNDGYIMASPNKEHIGKSLWEIVPSLKKYADRSTAGQIQFTIDGEAYQGSVYVIDGLNWKVWTYERLAEIKADSTKNLYLNTIMAIVALLLSALIVYYFTSSLIFKPLESVKATLQRIGGGDLRAMEESGSTREDEIGQLMHTMRAMGDRLRHVVGEVGRAVDSVNRSAHELSATSEALAQGATEQAANVEEVAASMDEMAATIGKNAENAKETEQTSRSSAIDAEKGGKSVDETVKAMRKIADKISIIEEIARQTNLLALNAAIEAARAGEHGKGFAVVAAEVRKLAERSGGAAAEISELSVHSVSVAEDAGTMLDKMVPDIKHTAELVVAITDASDAQSANAETVNRAVQELDQVIQQTAAASEQVASTSEELTTQAGYLKKSMSFFKIDKYERPLIAQPSRPRALPGATREDGDGTEGFEKF; encoded by the coding sequence ATGAAAATCAGTGTTAAAAGTAAAATGGTTTTGGCGATGGTCGCGTTCTTCACGCTGGTCGTCGTCATCCTGAGCACGGTCTCGTACCGAAGCTTCAGCGAATCTTCGGAGAAGATGAAAACGGAGAGCCTCGACACCATCGCAAGGGCAGTCGGCAAGGCCGTCTCCGAAAAGACGGAGATGTATTTCACCTCCCTGGAGCTTGCGGCGCGGATGTTCAACGTGGTGCAGCAACAGGATGAAACGGCCCTGAATGAATACCGAATCGACCTGTTGGACCAGCTCAGACAGCAGACTGGCGTGGGGGAAGCCTATTATAGCCTGAAGGACGGCACCACCTACACCGCCGAGCCCAGGGGACTGATCCCCAACTTCAAGGCTAAGGCGGTGAAGCGCGAATGGTACAAACGCATCTGGGCCGGGGAGAAGCGCATCATGACGACGCCCTACACCTCGTCCATCGGCGCAACGGTCATGGCGGTAGGCGTCCCCCTGCTGCGGAACGGAGCTGTCTGGGGTACCCTGTGCATTAACCTGGGCCTGACCGACATCACCAAATTCACGAACAACGTACTCGATTTCAAAGATATATTCCTGACACGAAACGACGGCTACATCATGGCCAGCCCGAACAAGGAGCATATCGGAAAAAGCCTGTGGGAAATCGTTCCCTCCCTCAAGAAGTACGCCGACCGCTCCACGGCGGGACAGATCCAATTCACCATCGACGGCGAGGCCTACCAGGGCAGCGTATACGTCATCGACGGGCTCAACTGGAAGGTATGGACCTATGAAAGGCTGGCCGAAATCAAGGCCGACTCCACCAAGAATCTCTACCTGAACACGATCATGGCCATCGTCGCCCTGCTGCTGTCCGCGCTCATCGTTTACTACTTCACTTCGTCGCTGATCTTCAAACCGCTGGAATCGGTCAAAGCGACCCTGCAACGCATAGGCGGCGGCGACCTCCGGGCCATGGAGGAATCCGGCTCCACCCGGGAAGATGAAATCGGACAGTTGATGCATACCATGCGGGCAATGGGCGACCGGCTCAGGCACGTCGTCGGCGAAGTCGGCCGCGCGGTCGACAGCGTCAACAGGAGCGCCCACGAATTGTCCGCCACTTCCGAGGCCCTCGCCCAGGGAGCCACCGAGCAGGCGGCCAACGTCGAGGAGGTCGCGGCATCCATGGACGAGATGGCCGCAACCATCGGCAAAAACGCGGAAAACGCCAAGGAGACGGAACAGACTTCACGCTCTTCCGCCATCGACGCCGAAAAGGGCGGCAAATCCGTGGACGAGACCGTGAAGGCCATGCGCAAGATAGCGGACAAGATCTCCATCATCGAAGAGATCGCCCGCCAAACCAACCTGCTGGCCCTCAACGCCGCCATCGAGGCGGCCCGCGCCGGGGAGCACGGCAAGGGATTCGCCGTCGTGGCGGCCGAAGTCCGGAAGCTGGCCGAACGATCCGGCGGCGCGGCCGCGGAGATCAGCGAACTCTCGGTCCACAGCGTGTCCGTCGCCGAGGACGCGGGCACCATGCTCGACAAGATGGTCCCGGACATCAAGCACACTGCCGAGCTCGTCGTCGCCATCACCGACGCCTCCGACGCGCAGAGCGCCAACGCCGAAACGGTCAACCGGGCGGTCCAGGAACTGGATCAAGTCATCCAGCAGACCGCGGCAGCCTCCGAGCAGGTGGCCTCGACCTCGGAGGAATTGACCACGCAGGCGGGCTACCTGAAGAAATCCATGTCGTTCTTCAAGATCGACAAGTATGAACGCCCCCTGATCGCGCAGCCGTCCCGCCCAAGAGCCCTCCCCGGCGCGACCCGGGAAGATGGCGACGGCACCGAGGGATTCGAGAAGTTCTAG
- a CDS encoding inorganic phosphate transporter — MTSIFFSSGIFLGWSLGANNMSNVFGTAVGTRMIRFRTAAIWCSVFVILGSVISGSGASETLGKLGSINAMPGAFMVALASAVTMFLMTKASYPASTSQTIVGSIVGWNLFSGSLIDYGALTRILSTWVFCPILAALFSMLMYLLCRRLLRWTKPHMLTQDFLTRMGLLTAGIFGSYALGANNISTVMGVFVPISNFSEINLFNLVTLSAAQQLFFLGGLAIALGVFTYSKKVIMTVGGGGIMKLSPVAAFIVVVSHSLVLTIFSSQELSDAFVSVGLPAIPLVPVSSSQAIVGAVIGIGLLKGGRAIRWRTVGAICSSWAVTPVLAAVICFVSLFFLQNVFMLQTYRPERYRLTSAEIQGLTPAVDVAGLDELVGHTFPNAREFKDRLDRVRVYPEADLRRILDSARLGEPPADGVTGYEGVRVTEQRVAP; from the coding sequence ATGACCTCCATTTTCTTCTCCAGCGGCATTTTCCTGGGCTGGTCCCTGGGCGCCAACAACATGTCCAACGTCTTCGGCACGGCCGTGGGCACCCGGATGATCCGCTTCCGCACCGCCGCCATCTGGTGCAGCGTCTTCGTCATCCTCGGCTCGGTGATCAGCGGAAGCGGCGCCTCCGAGACCCTGGGCAAGCTGGGCTCCATCAACGCCATGCCCGGGGCCTTCATGGTCGCCCTGGCCTCGGCCGTGACCATGTTCCTGATGACCAAGGCGAGCTATCCGGCGTCCACCTCCCAGACCATCGTTGGGTCCATCGTGGGCTGGAACCTCTTCTCGGGCTCGCTCATCGACTACGGCGCGCTGACCCGGATTCTGTCCACCTGGGTCTTCTGCCCGATCCTGGCCGCGCTCTTCTCCATGCTCATGTACCTCCTGTGCCGCCGACTGCTCCGCTGGACCAAGCCGCACATGCTCACCCAGGACTTCCTGACCCGCATGGGCCTGCTGACGGCCGGGATCTTCGGTTCCTACGCCCTGGGGGCCAACAACATCTCCACGGTCATGGGCGTATTCGTGCCCATCTCCAACTTCTCGGAGATCAATCTCTTCAACCTGGTCACCCTGTCCGCGGCCCAGCAGCTCTTCTTCCTGGGCGGCCTGGCCATCGCCCTGGGCGTGTTCACCTATTCCAAAAAGGTCATCATGACCGTCGGGGGCGGAGGCATCATGAAGCTCTCGCCCGTGGCCGCCTTCATCGTAGTGGTCTCCCACTCCCTGGTTCTGACCATCTTCTCCTCCCAGGAGTTGAGCGACGCCTTCGTCTCCGTCGGTCTGCCCGCCATCCCCCTGGTCCCGGTATCCAGTTCCCAGGCCATCGTCGGCGCGGTCATCGGCATCGGCCTGCTCAAGGGCGGGCGCGCCATCCGCTGGCGCACGGTGGGTGCCATATGCAGCAGTTGGGCGGTGACCCCGGTGCTGGCCGCGGTCATCTGCTTCGTTTCCCTGTTCTTCCTGCAAAACGTGTTCATGCTCCAGACCTACCGCCCCGAGCGTTACCGGCTGACCTCGGCCGAGATTCAAGGCCTGACCCCGGCCGTGGACGTCGCCGGGCTGGACGAACTGGTCGGGCACACCTTCCCCAACGCCAGGGAGTTCAAGGACCGACTGGACCGGGTGCGTGTCTACCCCGAAGCGGACCTGCGACGGATCCTGGACTCGGCCAGACTGGGCGAGCCTCCGGCGGACGGCGTCACCGGGTACGAGGGCGTTCGGGTCACGGAGCAGAGGGTGGCGCCGTGA